Proteins encoded in a region of the Suncus etruscus isolate mSunEtr1 chromosome 1, mSunEtr1.pri.cur, whole genome shotgun sequence genome:
- the MLX gene encoding max-like protein X isoform X1 has product MTEPGASPEDPWVKASPGGAHACEGRSGRARARRGSGRRGDAWQPPQSPPPPGPRGCGEDSSSPAGAKVEYAYSDNSLDPGLFVESSRKGSLVSRANSIGSTSASSVPNTDDEDSDYHQESYKESYNDRRRRAHTQAEQKRRDAIKRGYDDLQTIVPTCQQQDFSIGSQKLSKAIVLQKTIDYIQFLHKEKKKQEEEVSTLRKDVMALKIMKVNYEQIVKAHQDNPHDGEDQVSDQVKFNVFQGIMDSLFQSFNASISVASFQELSACVFSWIEEHCKPQTLREIVIGVLHQLKNQLY; this is encoded by the exons ATGACGGAGCCGGGCGCCTCGCCGGAGGACCCCTGGGTCAAGGCAAGCCCCGGGGGCGCGCACGCCTGCGAGGGGAGGTCGGGTCGGGCTCGTGCACGTAGGGGGTCCGGAAGACGAGGGGATGCCTGGCAACCCCCGCAGTCCCCCCCGCCCCCCGGGCCCCGGGGCTGCGGAGAAGACAGCTCTTCCCCCGCCGGTGCCAAG GTAGAGTACGCCTATAGTGACAACAGCCTGGACCCCG GGCTTTTTGTAGAAAGCTCTCGCAAAGGGAGCTTAGTGTCCAGAGCTAATAGCATCGGTTCCACCAGTGCCTCTTCTGTCCCCAACACAG ATGATGAGGATAGTGATTACCACCAGGAGTCCTACAAAGAGTCGTACAATGACCGCCGGCGTCGTGCCCACACTCAGGCTGAGCAGAAGAGGAGGGATGCAATCAAG AGAGGCTATGATGATCTGCAGACCATCGTGCCTACCTGCCAGCAGCAAGACTTCTCTATTGGCTCCCAGAAACTCAGCAAAGCCATTGTGCTACAAAAGA CCATCGACTATATCCAGTTTCtgcacaaagagaagaaaaagcaggAGGAGGAAGTGTCCACACTACGCAAGGACGTCATGGCCCTGAAGATCATGAAAGT GAACTATGAACAGATTGTGAAGGCGCACCAGGACAACCCCCATGACGGGGAAGACCAGGTTTCTGACCAGGTCAAGTTCAACGTCTTTCAAGGCATCATGGACTCCTTGTTCCAGTCCTTCAATGCTTCCATCTCTGTGGCCAGTTTCCAGGAGTTGTCGGCCTGTGTCTTCAGCTGGATTGAGGAACACTGTAAGCCTCAG ACCCTCCGGGAGATCGTGATTGGCGTCCTGCACCAGTTAAAGAACCAGCTCTACTGA
- the MLX gene encoding max-like protein X isoform X2 → MTEPGASPEDPWVKVEYAYSDNSLDPGLFVESSRKGSLVSRANSIGSTSASSVPNTDDEDSDYHQESYKESYNDRRRRAHTQAEQKRRDAIKRGYDDLQTIVPTCQQQDFSIGSQKLSKAIVLQKTIDYIQFLHKEKKKQEEEVSTLRKDVMALKIMKVNYEQIVKAHQDNPHDGEDQVSDQVKFNVFQGIMDSLFQSFNASISVASFQELSACVFSWIEEHCKPQTLREIVIGVLHQLKNQLY, encoded by the exons ATGACGGAGCCGGGCGCCTCGCCGGAGGACCCCTGGGTCAAG GTAGAGTACGCCTATAGTGACAACAGCCTGGACCCCG GGCTTTTTGTAGAAAGCTCTCGCAAAGGGAGCTTAGTGTCCAGAGCTAATAGCATCGGTTCCACCAGTGCCTCTTCTGTCCCCAACACAG ATGATGAGGATAGTGATTACCACCAGGAGTCCTACAAAGAGTCGTACAATGACCGCCGGCGTCGTGCCCACACTCAGGCTGAGCAGAAGAGGAGGGATGCAATCAAG AGAGGCTATGATGATCTGCAGACCATCGTGCCTACCTGCCAGCAGCAAGACTTCTCTATTGGCTCCCAGAAACTCAGCAAAGCCATTGTGCTACAAAAGA CCATCGACTATATCCAGTTTCtgcacaaagagaagaaaaagcaggAGGAGGAAGTGTCCACACTACGCAAGGACGTCATGGCCCTGAAGATCATGAAAGT GAACTATGAACAGATTGTGAAGGCGCACCAGGACAACCCCCATGACGGGGAAGACCAGGTTTCTGACCAGGTCAAGTTCAACGTCTTTCAAGGCATCATGGACTCCTTGTTCCAGTCCTTCAATGCTTCCATCTCTGTGGCCAGTTTCCAGGAGTTGTCGGCCTGTGTCTTCAGCTGGATTGAGGAACACTGTAAGCCTCAG ACCCTCCGGGAGATCGTGATTGGCGTCCTGCACCAGTTAAAGAACCAGCTCTACTGA
- the MLX gene encoding max-like protein X isoform X3: MTEPGASPEDPWVKVEYAYSDNSLDPDDEDSDYHQESYKESYNDRRRRAHTQAEQKRRDAIKRGYDDLQTIVPTCQQQDFSIGSQKLSKAIVLQKTIDYIQFLHKEKKKQEEEVSTLRKDVMALKIMKVNYEQIVKAHQDNPHDGEDQVSDQVKFNVFQGIMDSLFQSFNASISVASFQELSACVFSWIEEHCKPQTLREIVIGVLHQLKNQLY, encoded by the exons ATGACGGAGCCGGGCGCCTCGCCGGAGGACCCCTGGGTCAAG GTAGAGTACGCCTATAGTGACAACAGCCTGGACCCCG ATGATGAGGATAGTGATTACCACCAGGAGTCCTACAAAGAGTCGTACAATGACCGCCGGCGTCGTGCCCACACTCAGGCTGAGCAGAAGAGGAGGGATGCAATCAAG AGAGGCTATGATGATCTGCAGACCATCGTGCCTACCTGCCAGCAGCAAGACTTCTCTATTGGCTCCCAGAAACTCAGCAAAGCCATTGTGCTACAAAAGA CCATCGACTATATCCAGTTTCtgcacaaagagaagaaaaagcaggAGGAGGAAGTGTCCACACTACGCAAGGACGTCATGGCCCTGAAGATCATGAAAGT GAACTATGAACAGATTGTGAAGGCGCACCAGGACAACCCCCATGACGGGGAAGACCAGGTTTCTGACCAGGTCAAGTTCAACGTCTTTCAAGGCATCATGGACTCCTTGTTCCAGTCCTTCAATGCTTCCATCTCTGTGGCCAGTTTCCAGGAGTTGTCGGCCTGTGTCTTCAGCTGGATTGAGGAACACTGTAAGCCTCAG ACCCTCCGGGAGATCGTGATTGGCGTCCTGCACCAGTTAAAGAACCAGCTCTACTGA
- the PSMC3IP gene encoding homologous-pairing protein 2 homolog isoform X2 has protein sequence MSKSRAEAAAGAPEILLRYLQEQNRPYSAQDVFGNLQRDHGLGKAAVTKALEQLARQGRLREKAFGKQKIYFADQEQFDTVSDADLQGLDTKIVDLTAKLQSLQQSCRHMEAEMQREIQELKKECADYTKRLQNIKAATNHVTPEEKERVYRDRQKYSKEWRRRKRMATELFDAILEGYPKSKKQFFEEVGIETDEDHNVKLPDP, from the exons ATGAGCAAGAGCCGGGCTGAGGCTGCGGCGGGAG CCCCCGAGATCCTCCTGAGGTACCTGCAGGAGCAGAACCGACCCTACAGCGCCCAGGACGTGTTCGGGAACCTGCAGCGGGATCACGGCCTGGGCAAGGCG GCGGTGACCAAGGCGCTGGAGCAGCTGGCGCGGCAAGGCCGGCTCCGCGAGAAGGCGTTCGGCAAGCAGAAGATCTACTTCGCCGACCAG GAACAATTTGACACAGTGAGTGATGCCGACCTTCAAGGCCTGGACACCAAAATCGTGGACCTCACTGCCAAGTTGCAGAGCTTGCAGCAGAGTTGCCGCCACATGGAGGCTG AGATGCAGAGAGAGATCCAGGAGTTAAAGAAGGAATGTGCTGACTACACCAAGAGACTTCAGAACATCAAAGCAGCCACCAACCACGTGACTCCCGAAGAAAAGGAGCGG GTGTACAGAGATAGGCAGAAGTACAGCAAGGAGTGGAGGAGGCGGAAGCGGATG GCGACAGAACTCTTTGACGCAATCCTGGAAGGCTACCCCAAGAGCAAAAAGCAGTTCTTC GAGGAAGTTGGGATAGAGACAGATGAAGATCACAATGTCAAGCTCCCAGATCCCTGA
- the PSMC3IP gene encoding homologous-pairing protein 2 homolog isoform X1: MSKSRAEAAAGAPEILLRYLQEQNRPYSAQDVFGNLQRDHGLGKAAVTKALEQLARQGRLREKAFGKQKIYFADQEQFDTVSDADLQGLDTKIVDLTAKLQSLQQSCRHMEAELKELTSVLTTPEMQREIQELKKECADYTKRLQNIKAATNHVTPEEKERVYRDRQKYSKEWRRRKRMATELFDAILEGYPKSKKQFFEEVGIETDEDHNVKLPDP; this comes from the exons ATGAGCAAGAGCCGGGCTGAGGCTGCGGCGGGAG CCCCCGAGATCCTCCTGAGGTACCTGCAGGAGCAGAACCGACCCTACAGCGCCCAGGACGTGTTCGGGAACCTGCAGCGGGATCACGGCCTGGGCAAGGCG GCGGTGACCAAGGCGCTGGAGCAGCTGGCGCGGCAAGGCCGGCTCCGCGAGAAGGCGTTCGGCAAGCAGAAGATCTACTTCGCCGACCAG GAACAATTTGACACAGTGAGTGATGCCGACCTTCAAGGCCTGGACACCAAAATCGTGGACCTCACTGCCAAGTTGCAGAGCTTGCAGCAGAGTTGCCGCCACATGGAGGCTG AGCTGAAGGAGCTCACGAGTGTCCTGACCACGCCAGAGATGCAGAGAGAGATCCAGGAGTTAAAGAAGGAATGTGCTGACTACACCAAGAGACTTCAGAACATCAAAGCAGCCACCAACCACGTGACTCCCGAAGAAAAGGAGCGG GTGTACAGAGATAGGCAGAAGTACAGCAAGGAGTGGAGGAGGCGGAAGCGGATG GCGACAGAACTCTTTGACGCAATCCTGGAAGGCTACCCCAAGAGCAAAAAGCAGTTCTTC GAGGAAGTTGGGATAGAGACAGATGAAGATCACAATGTCAAGCTCCCAGATCCCTGA